AGAATAAAGCTGGATGGAGTTTGTGACAAAGTTGCGACTGGCAGAATTTATTCTGGGAGACATTTCACATCCAGAAATAGCGGAAATATATGCAAAGTTAGAGGAGATAAGTGAGGGAGTAGACACAGGTCCTGTTGCGGATTGAACAAGAGTAAAAGCAAGAAGTTGAATTGGAGAGGCATAGTGAGACATCCGCCAAACTAAAGCTTACTGTCTACTAATTAAGTTCATCAAACGGCAAGTAAAAGTAATGATTGCCATTCTGTAACTAAGTTACCGTCTTTGTATCTTTCAACGAGAGATATTGTTGTGAGAATTCCAAATGCAATGACATTATGGTGTGTGGATTCACAACATTTTGCAATTTACCATCTCAAACTCAAACCAACCTAACCCAACTGGAAGAGAAAAAATCATCTATTGGATTGCTCAAAGTTACACACTCTACTGGAGTTGAAACAAGACAAAGCATATACTGATCCACCAGAAGACATTGCTTTGCTCAATTTTTGGCCAAAGAAAAGAGTAGAGTAAACAGTATATACGATTTCCAAGGGAAAACAAGAGGAGTGCAATGAGGCTATAGACACAATTATTACATATATGaagagattattgaagtcagtTATGTTGTAGGAAAAGGTTCTCGCAAGCCGTGAGCTTAAAGTAACTACCATCTTCAAACCTTGGTTTTAGATTTAAGAAGAACATGATATTATTtgccctttttttttctttttttttttaatttcgtaaATGTTCAAAGAAAAACTTTGGTTTCTTCTTATGAATAAAGTTTGTTAATGCAGAGATTTGATAACAAAAAATACGCATAATAAGATGTCAAAGGAAGAGATGGAAATAAACAAAGCCAATGAAGAGAGCAAAAGGCCAAGAAAGAAATATAACATTAAAGTCAATACctagttacaaaataaataagttattAGCTAAACAAAGAGAAAGACGAAACAGGATGATCTGATCGAAGAATGCCGTCCTCATCCTAAAAAGCAGGATCAAGATTCGAGGTACTTGACATTCTCAGTCGGATCCATAAACTCCACGtcaaaagatttgaaaaaactATCCATAGTAAACCAGTGATCCGGTATCCCACTGATTTCAACCTTTTTGAGATGATTGAGTTGCAAATCATAGCAGAGAAAGTAAAAGGGAGGAATCAAGTATTGTGGTACCAAGATAACTTGACCTTTTAGAGTTGTACCTTTTGCCGTGAAAAAACAGTGAGTGACTAAATGCATTTGACAAGGCTGCAAAAACAGAGTCTTCCTTGACCATTCCTTGTTCCTCCAATGTTCCACAACCCACAGATCCACCAAGCCATTCTCtttgagcaaagagaagtcAAAGACAGCTACTTTGCCACCGTAGTTTATTAGAGCCAACCTCTTCCCAGGGGGAGGAGGTAGTTTAATCATACTCAACTCTTCAGACCTGATGTCGAAACTCACAAGAACACAAGTCTGTGAAGAATCAGTGAAAGCcagataatataaaacattcttCATAGTCACTTGTAGACGGGAAGGATGGTGAGGAGTTTGAAAATCTTTTGCAACCCTTTTCCACGAACCACCAGCTTCTAGTACAAAGACCCAATGCTCTGAAATAGTCTCTGGGACACTTGCTAattcttccttttcttgttcGTCTAGTCCTTCTCTAGACAGTAAGGCCGTAATTACGCAGAGTAGCTTGTACTGATCGCTGACTGGGTCGTGGCAGATAAAGTAGAGACTGAAATAATGGGGATATCCTTTGACAAAAGATTCTTGTATGGAAGGCAAGATGACAAGTTGTCTGGTGCTGGGGTTATAGATACGCGCCTCTGACTTCACCGTGAAGCAGATGAAGCCATGGAGAACGCGTAGTAAGTTGCCCACCATCCCACGGATGGTGAGGTCTTGGTGGAATTCTAAGGAGGAAGACTGACATGTGGTTGTTGGAGTGGATGATAGAAGTAGAGATTTTGTGTATTCTAGGCGGTGCACTAACGACATGTAGAAACGAGGTTGCTGGGATTGGTACGTAAGGAAACGGTTGCAAAAGTGTGTCGACAAAGGGAGAGATGACCAGAACTTTGAGATGCACTTGAACCTCATCACCGATTTCGCAGGCAATCTCGCCGCTATTTCGATCATGAGATCCTGAGGAATCTCCCCTGCTTCCGAATCCTGCATCTTTCTCTCCACGTCCGCTTCCTGCAAAAACTCAATTCCCCCACCACTTTGGacccttagaccatctccaacaaTAGATATGGTCTTAGAGTTCTAAATcattttaattgaaaataatcaaattaaaaattttagataCTTGTTTAGTTTTAACCCCTCCAATGATAGAAC
This genomic stretch from Brassica napus cultivar Da-Ae chromosome C9, Da-Ae, whole genome shotgun sequence harbors:
- the LOC111197949 gene encoding F-box only protein 8-like, which gives rise to MQDSEAGEIPQDLMIEIAARLPAKSVMRFKCISKFWSSLPLSTHFCNRFLTYQSQQPRFYMSLVHRLEYTKSLLLSSTPTTTCQSSSLEFHQDLTIRGMVGNLLRVLHGFICFTVKSEARIYNPSTRQLVILPSIQESFVKGYPHYFSLYFICHDPVSDQYKLLCVITALLSREGLDEQEKEELASVPETISEHWVFVLEAGGSWKRVAKDFQTPHHPSRLQVTMKNVLYYLAFTDSSQTCVLVSFDIRSEELSMIKLPPPPGKRLALINYGGKVAVFDFSLLKENGLVDLWVVEHWRNKEWSRKTLFLQPCQMHLVTHCFFTAKGTTLKGQVILVPQYLIPPFYFLCYDLQLNHLKKVEISGIPDHWFTMDSFFKSFDVEFMDPTENVKYLES